TTGAACAGCGGCGCAACGGCATTCGGGTCGCCGATCATCACGATCGCGCCGTAGTGCGGCTTGCTCCCGCCGGCGGGCACATAGCTCGGCATGAACGGCTGCAGACCCGGGAGATCGGTAGCGAAGTACGCCGCCGGGTCACCATAGGTCTCGATGTTGACGAACCCGGAGTCGGCGCCGTTGCCCGCGACGATGGTGTTGATACCTGGACTCTCGAAGCCGATGCCGTCCAAACCCGTCTGCTGCGCAACGTATTCGGCCTCCCAACCGCCCAGTGAGTGGCCGGTGACGAAGATGTCAGACGCGCTGTAACCCTGCAGGGCAGCGTCGGCCTGTACCCGTTGCGCGAAGGCCAGCGCGTCGATGAAAGCCCGCGGAGTCGTGTGGGTGTAGAGGACCTGCAGGTCGGTGACGATCTGCGAGATGGCGATCAGCGGGTTGAACAACAGGTTCGTCCCGCCGGTGGTGCCCTGATAGGCGATGATGATCTGATTCTGCGGGGTCACCCACACCTGCGCTCGCTCGCCCGACAGGATGTTGGTGGACGTGACCGGTACCCCGTTGACGGTGAACGGCCGCAATCCGCCCGGCACACCGCCCAGCACGTATTCCGCCGCGGCGGCGTTGAGGAATTGCGCGACGGTCGGCGTCAGTGCGGTCGTCGGTCCGGTGTAGGTCATGGTGGGCGGCACCGGTTGCGTGGTCGGGGTGGCGTCCAGTCCCACCGCGTGCTCGATTCTCCGGAACACCGCGAAAATCAGGTTGTCGAACGGCGCGAAGTCGAGGGGGCTTTGCGGGCCGCCGACCGCGGCGGTGAGGTCGAGCGACTGCAGCACGGTGTTGACGATGTGGCCGGGCAGTGCGATCAGCTTGGCGATCGGGGACAGCGGTGCCGGGGGAGTCGGCGTCGTCGACGAGGTGACCGTCGCCGCGAGCGCAGCGCTTGCCGTGGGCTTCCTCGCCGTGGTCGCCACGGCACGGGTGGACGTGGCTGACGCTTCCGTACCCGGTGTGGGCGCGCTGATCGGAATGGTGACCGCGGACGCACTCGCCGAAGCAGTCGAGTTACCTTGCGACGCAGTCGAACCCGGTTGCATCGCCGAGCGGCGGGCCGTCGCAAGGCTGCCGCCACGATGACTGTCGCGGCCGCTGGCCGCTTTCCTCGGGCCGCTCGCCTGCGACTGACTTGACGACGTCGACGACGACCCGGCGTGGCCGGTATCGGCCCAGGCCGCAGCTTGCCCGCCGACGGTTCCGATGCCCAACCCGATGCCCACCGCAAGCGTGGCCAGGCCGCAGCGCGACGCTGTCCGCTTCCGTTGGCTGGCGCGGCGCTGCGTTCGTACCGTCATCGATCCCCATATTCCGTCACGGTGGCTCTACGTTTGCTGACGACGATATGACAACGGGAGATGTCGGTCTCGATTTTGACTGCCAAACCTGCGCGACACGCATCGAGCACGAAGTCCGTCCACAGTCGCCACCTTTAGCGACGCCGCACCGGCCGGCCTAGCAGCGTGACTTCCATCAGTCGGCGGATCGTCGCGACCGAATCAGGCCCGGCCTCACGGGCGAACAGCCGCCGGAAGTCGACCGTCAACGCGAACGCCGCACCCACTGCGTACCTCGCCGCGCCGATCTTCATCTCAGGACGGGCCGCCGTCACCAGCCGCGCCCAGGCGTCCATCGTCGAGTGCTCGATGGTCTCGAGCACCCGCAGATCCTGCTCCGGAACATTGTGTCGCTCTGTGTAATACACGTACGGCAGATCCGGCCACTCCATCACCCGGCCGAGGTACTCGTCGACCAAGTCGTCGAGCGTCTCCTCCGGATCGGAGTTGCGCGACAACGCATCCGCGGTATCACTGGAATGCCGGTCGGCGGCCCGCCGGTATGCCAGCGCCAAGATGTCCGCCTTACCCGGGAACGACCGGTACAAACCCGACGCCTGAATGCCGATCGTCGACGCGATGTCCTCCATGCTCGTGTTGCGGTAGCCGTTCTCGTAGAACAACCGGACCGACTCGAAGAGCACGTGCTCGTACATCCCGGCCTCGGCGCCCACCACCAGAGGCGCGGGACGGGCAGCGCCCCCGCGCCGCCCGGCAGGCAACTCGGCGGCCAGAACATCACCGGTCATCGTGCACAGACAAGTGCGGATATCGCCTGCCGCGAGCGGATTGGAGTGATCGGTGATGCTGCCGATGACGGTCAGAGCCGCTGCCGACAGTGTCCACGCCTGGCTCGGCCGCAATTTGGGCCTCAGCTTCAGCAGTGGACGATGCATGCGCTCGTTCACCACTTTGAGTTGGTGGACCAGGATCCCGCGGTCAACTTCTTTGAGATAACGCGCTTCCCAGCGATACAGCCCTCCAGCCGCCCGGTTGGCGATGGTGGCGTCGACCAACGCAGAGGTCAACGCCTGCAACGTCATTGCCGGATCGTCGTCCGCATCGTCGGCGAACGCGGTGACGTCGACCAGCATCTGACTCAGCCCCAGCACGGCGTCGCGGAACAGGTCGTACTTGCTGGGGGAGTGGCGATACAGCGCGGCGGGCGTGATGCCGACCCGCGCGGCGATGTCCTCCATACTGACGGCGTGGTAGCCCTGCGACCCGAACGCATCGGTCGACGCGCGCGCTATCTGCGCCTTGCGATCCTTTGGCCGGCGCCGAACAGCGGGGTCGCCTTCTGACACGGATTCCACGCTAGATCACACCCCACCGAATTCTGGTCGTAGCACCGAACTCAACGCCGACAGCGGGATGTGCGCCTGCACGGCGCCGCCATCCATCGACCACTGCATGACGCCCGGGGTGTAGTTGATCGGCGAATCGTGCGCCACCGGATAGTCCGGCATGTAGAGGATCAGTTCGTCACCGGACAGTGCCCACGCCTTGTATCCGCCGGAGTACACCTTGTCCGGTCCCCACCGGTCCGCCACGAACGGATAGCTGCCCGCCTGATGCGGCGGCGCCGCCGCATCCAAAGCATCGGTGATGAACGGCTCACCCAGCGAGGCGATCGCGCCGAAGCCCACCC
This is a stretch of genomic DNA from Mycobacterium sp. ELW1. It encodes these proteins:
- a CDS encoding TetR/AcrR family transcriptional regulator, which codes for MSEGDPAVRRRPKDRKAQIARASTDAFGSQGYHAVSMEDIAARVGITPAALYRHSPSKYDLFRDAVLGLSQMLVDVTAFADDADDDPAMTLQALTSALVDATIANRAAGGLYRWEARYLKEVDRGILVHQLKVVNERMHRPLLKLRPKLRPSQAWTLSAAALTVIGSITDHSNPLAAGDIRTCLCTMTGDVLAAELPAGRRGGAARPAPLVVGAEAGMYEHVLFESVRLFYENGYRNTSMEDIASTIGIQASGLYRSFPGKADILALAYRRAADRHSSDTADALSRNSDPEETLDDLVDEYLGRVMEWPDLPYVYYTERHNVPEQDLRVLETIEHSTMDAWARLVTAARPEMKIGAARYAVGAAFALTVDFRRLFAREAGPDSVATIRRLMEVTLLGRPVRRR